The region ACCATGCCTATGTCTTTTGGCATTACTGGAGTGGGTGCTTTCTTGAAGAGTCTGAAAAAATCTGAGGCTCTGAACGGGAGTATCTTAAACTCCACTCCGAGATGTGTTCGGATAGTGTCCCCAAAATCTTTTTCTTTGAGTTCCTCGAGCCTGATTATCCCTTTGTGAGTGTGAAGCTCCCCGCTGAACTCGCTAACCAGATAGAAATTCTTTCCTGATTTTAACACTACTGGAGCCTTCATTCTTCTGTCAGCTTCAGTAAAGCTTCGGCTATGTCTCCTTTTGCCTCTTCAAGAGCTTCCCTCGCCTCTTCCTCGCTCACACCGGCCTGTTCCATGATGAGCTTTATGTCGTCTTCGCTTATGACTATTCTCTCTTTAACTTCATAACTCCCTGAAATCTGGAACGTTTCGACGCCTTTTGCAGTAATTCTAACCACGGATGGGTTTTTGAATATCCATTCTTCTCCCTTGGTCACTATGATCACTTCTTCAGCTTCAATCTCATCCATTTCTATTCCCATCTGCTTCATCATCTTCTTCATTTGCTTGGGGTTCATTGGCATCATTGGAGACACTTTTCATGTTGTTGTATAAAAATTGTTCAGTATGCCTTCCAGGTTTTGGGAAGTTTTAAATATATGTTATTTAATAATTCAGAAACTAACCCTATCGAGTGAACCAACTTGAATGGAGAGGTGGAACGCATGAAAAAAGCTGGGTTTTTGGTGTTGTTGGCGGCGTTGTTGTTAGCGACAATTCTTCCGGCTGTCGCAGAAGTACTGCCGAATGACGGATACGCAAATGATATACAGGTATATGCAATGTCCAACGAGGAAACGGCCATAGTATCTGTAGCTAACGGGGAATACGACATCTTTCTGTTTTCAAGGCCTTCAGGTGCTTACAAAGACCTCGATCCATCAATACTTGACAATCTTGAGCTGATAAGGTCTGCATCGGTTTATGCTGAGCTCACACTCAATCCTGTGCACGACGAAGGAGACCTCCCGATAGTTACGGTCGGAGACAAGGTATATCTGAACCCGTTCGCCATCAGGGAGGTAAGATATGCAGTCAACTGGCTCATAAGCAGGGAACACATAGTTCAGAACATCTATCAGGGCTCTGGAGCAGTTCAGTATGGTGCATTCAACACATTCTACCCGTTCAACGAGAAGATGAAGGACCTCTACAATGCACTTGGCCTCACGCCTGAAGGCAATGAGGAGCTCGCAATTCAGATGATTGATGATGCAATGAACAAGGCTGCTCAGAAGCTTGCTGAGGCAGGATACACGCTTGAAAAGAAGGACGGGAAATGGTACTTTAATGGAGAGCCTGTGGTTATAAAGGGCATCTCGAGAGTTGAGGATGAGAGAAAGGATGTTGGAACTTACTTTGCAACGGTTCTTGAGAAGGCAGGATTCACGGTCCAGAACAACATCTGGGACAGAAAGAAAGCCATTCAGGCCGTATATCTGACTGATCCGAAGAACTATGAGTGGAACTACTATACAGGCGGTTGGGTTGCTGAGGCTGCAGAAGCGTGGCCAGAAACCGAACTGCCGCAGTTCTATTCATCCTGGTACTGGGGCCTTCCGGGTATCGTCGGATGGCAGCACACACCAACAGTTACAGTCAAAGACCTGATTGATACAATTGGTGGTGCTGATAAGATTCAGCTTAACTACTACAAGGGCGATAAGCTCAACGAAATTCTGGACTTCACGGTGGATGACATAACAATGCTGCTCGTGAATGGAAAACTGGAGAAAGACAACAAGACCTATACTCTCGAGAATGTTGACCAGTACTGGGACCTGCAGAAACTCGGGCTGGGACTCGGTATAATGGACTCCGTTAGAGTTTTCACGATCTCTCAGACTGAGTACTTCCCTGTGAACAAGGACAGAGTTAATGTCAACGCAATGATGGTCGATCCCGTTAGCGGTCTCTATACGAGAAACGCTCTGCTCACCGCACAGACATCCGACAGAATTCTCAAGGTCATCGAATACTCTTCGACTGGTGCACTCTTCATGAGCGCATTCAACCCGATTGGAAGCGATGAC is a window of Geoglobus acetivorans DNA encoding:
- a CDS encoding nascent polypeptide-associated complex protein, encoding MMPMNPKQMKKMMKQMGIEMDEIEAEEVIIVTKGEEWIFKNPSVVRITAKGVETFQISGSYEVKERIVISEDDIKLIMEQAGVSEEEAREALEEAKGDIAEALLKLTEE
- a CDS encoding ABC transporter substrate-binding protein; the protein is MKKAGFLVLLAALLLATILPAVAEVLPNDGYANDIQVYAMSNEETAIVSVANGEYDIFLFSRPSGAYKDLDPSILDNLELIRSASVYAELTLNPVHDEGDLPIVTVGDKVYLNPFAIREVRYAVNWLISREHIVQNIYQGSGAVQYGAFNTFYPFNEKMKDLYNALGLTPEGNEELAIQMIDDAMNKAAQKLAEAGYTLEKKDGKWYFNGEPVVIKGISRVEDERKDVGTYFATVLEKAGFTVQNNIWDRKKAIQAVYLTDPKNYEWNYYTGGWVAEAAEAWPETELPQFYSSWYWGLPGIVGWQHTPTVTVKDLIDTIGGADKIQLNYYKGDKLNEILDFTVDDITMLLVNGKLEKDNKTYTLENVDQYWDLQKLGLGLGIMDSVRVFTISQTEYFPVNKDRVNVNAMMVDPVSGLYTRNALLTAQTSDRILKVIEYSSTGALFMSAFNPIGSDDIYAMLIWRLITSPALWLDQNGVYQPVKLEYKVEKGEFQVPADAVVYNSTTDQWEPAKGGTAKVRVTYKVLDWGKWHNGEPVTPADLKYYIAFMKEWSTQDGENDTYYDESLEANAEVFNNIEGIVFTDDGYVVYGNYAHVVADDLTASYYAFFPDLPWELWYVMGEMVANGYADQKWSFSEASEGINQIDMLLKDHVDQIKSALEEMKGKVPSALQGMVSADEAAKRYDADIKFIDTYGHAVISNGPYFIAKYDPESLYIELKSMNPKPVETPTPVSTPTEQPAKTETPATTPTKEEKSTPGFEAVFALAGLLAVAYVARRRAR